The nucleotide sequence CATCTTCGCCGGCGGGTTCATCGTGAGCCGCACGCCTCGGCTGGACGCAATGAAGCGATCGTCAACGAACAGTTGCTTGCGCGAACCCACGTCTATCGCCCGGGAACCGTCCTGCGCCGCCCCGCACAAAACCGGACCCACAACGGTGGCGACGATCAGGCAAACCAGGAAGAACGGCCACGTCTGTTTCTTGCCGCACCGCATTGTTCATTCTCCGCAGTCAATCAGTCCTGTGTTGAAATGGTCAATCGGGCTTCGCCCCCGACGGTACACCCATACCACACGTCCGGTGCCGCGCCGTGTTCAGCACGGTGCGCCGCTGTCAGCCGGCTACGCGCGGCAGCCTTACCGCCCCGAGCCTGTACCGGGACCTCATAATTGCTTCCGAACAGGCACACCCACACGTCGGTTCAAAACGGGGCATGCTGTTCCTCCGGTTCTTGGGAACTCCCGCGCACCACGAGGCACAGACAGACCATATCCTCGCCCGTCGGGGCGGTCAATGAACGAACCTGCTCGGCGATGACGGGCCGAGACCCTTTAAGTCCTTATGCACTAAATGGTTATGTTGTGCGACAACCACCGGGTTCGCTTACCCGGGGTTCCGCAAACCCATGCGCTGCAAAAAGTGTTCAAGCACGCGAAGCGTGCTATAATAGTCGATAGCCCTGTTGCCGAGTCAGTCGCGACTTGGAGCAGCGGCGGCTCGTTCATCGAGGCAACAACAGAATGCCCACCGCAGTTGAGGAATTCGCAGTACGGGTTGCACCCAGTACCGGCGAGAAAAGAAGAAAAGTCCTGCTGATCTCCCCTGCCACACCCGATACGTTCTGGAGCTACAAGCACGTTCTCCATTTCATCTCCAAGAAGGCGGCGTTTCCGCCCCTTGGACTGCTGACCGTGGCGGCCATGCTCCCGCGCGAGTGGGACCTTAAACTCGTGGATTTGAACACCGGCCGTCTCACCGACGAGCAGATCGAATGGGCCGACTATGTTTTCGTGTCCGCGATGATCGTACAGGCCGATTCGGCCCGGCAAATCATCTCCCGGTGCCTCGACAAAGGAAAGACGGTCATCGCCGGCGGACCGCTGTTCACCACCGGCCACGAGCAGTTTCCCGAAGTGAAGCACTTTGTCCTCGGCGAGGCGGAAAACGTCATGGCCGATCTTGTCGCGGACATGACCGCGGGATCATTGAGACGGTTTTACCAATGCGGGGAGCGGCCGGACATCACGCATACCCCCGCGCCGCGATGGGACCTGATCAAGCTCAAGCAATACGCCCTGATGCCCGTTCAGTTCTCGCGGGGCTGCCCGTTCAATTGCGAGTTCTGCGACATCATCATCATGAACGGGCGCGTGCCACGCACCAAGACTCCCGCGCAGATGATCCGTGAACTGGAGAGCCTCGTCGATGTCGGTTGGAGGGAATCCATCTTCATCGTCGATGACAACTTCATCGGCAACAAGGTCAAGGTGAAGGAGTTCCTACGAGCCCTGATCGCCTGGAGCCGGCGGCGGGGCGTGAAGTTCCAGTTCACGACCGAGGCGTCGCTGAACGTGGCTGACGATCCCGAGCTCCTGCGTCTGATGGTCGAGGCGGGGTTCAAGAAGATCTTCGTGGGCATCGAGACGCCACAGGAAGAAGGACTTATAGAGTGCGCAAAGGCCCAGAACACTCAACGAGACCTCCTCGCCTCGGTAAAAACCATCCAGAAGGCAGGCATCGAGGTTATGGGCGGTTTCATCCTCGGTTTCGACAGTGACAAACCGAACATATTTGAGCGGCAGATCAAGTTCATTCAGGAAGCCGGGGTGGTGACGGCCATGGTCGGCCTGCTGCAGGCCCTGCCTGGAACCCAGCTTTTCTCGCGACTCGAAAAAGAGGGTCGCATTTTGAGCCAGGCCACCGGCAACAACGTGATGGCCGCCCTCAACTTCATCCCGAAGCTGGACCGAGAGCTGTTGATCGAAGGCTATCGCTCGCTGGTCAAACGACTGTACAGCCCCCAGATGTACTACCGCCGAATCCGGGCGTTTCTCTCCGAATACCGTCCCCAGGGTCCTCGTTTCCGCCTGTCGTGTCGCGACATCAAGGCATTTCTCAAATCGCTGTGGATCATGGGCATCTGGAGCCGCGGGCGCCGTGAGTACTGGAAGTTCCTGAGTCGGGCGGTGTTGTTTCACTGGCGAGCGTTCCCCGAGGCCATGACCCTGGCCATCATCGGACATCACTTCCGCCGAGTGGCGGCGACGCTGTAGGAAGCGCGCTCGGTGCGGACACATCAACTTTGTCGAACGATCTCGCGTCGCCAAGTTCGTGGATGATCTTGCCAAAGAGGGAATTCAGCTTCCGGACCGCCCTCCGGATCAGACCTTCAAGATCCCGGACTGGATGTCGACACGCAAGTAGGCTTATGCACGAGAGCGGCGTTGTTCGCCGATCACCTACCCCTTCAGATGCTCCTCGATGTCCTGAGCACCGTGCAGGACCCGGACGACATCGATGCCGGTAGCTGTATGCAGATAGAACGCAACGTAACTATCGAAAGGCGTGATAAGGCAGGAGCGCAGGCCAGCCAATCGCGGGTCCTCGAATTCACGCAGGCGACCAAGCGCTGGCATCCTGGCCAATTCGGCGAACACGCGCTCCGCGGCAGCCAGAAACCTCCGTGCCACAAGCGGATCATCCTAGCCAAGGAAGACGGCATGCTCGATCAAGTCACATTCGGCCTCCGGCCGTATGAGGGCAGGAAGGCTCACTGCTGCTCCTGGCCGCCCAGCCGTTTGTCGACTGCTTGGCGGATTGCGTGCCACTGCTTGTCGGTCAGGGGTACCGCCGTGCCGCTGTTCAGTCCTTGCAGGAGCGTCGTTTCGAGCTTGCGTTTCTCTTCCTGTCGGACTGCTTCGCGGATCAAGGCCCGGACATACTCACTGGCGGTGCTGTATCCCCCGTTGGCCACCTGCTGTTCGACAAAGGCCCGCATCTCGTCGGGCAGTGAAATGTTCATACTCGTCATGGCGTAACCTTTCTTGCCACCACCGAATGACACACATAAATTATACCGTTCTCGACAAGAAATGGCAACTCATGTTATAAATTGACCGGGACCATCCTCTTTCGCCAAGCACGTCCGATAAACCACGTGCCCAACCCGGTATCCTGTTGAAGACACACCCGCTTGGCGGCAGGTCGAAAGGCATTGTGCGTGTTGCGGCCGCAGGTTTGTCGACGGGCCCGCCCAGTCGCAGAACCGGCCCGACGCACAGAGACTGTTACTGTCGCGGCGGTGGCACGTTGCGGGGCGCGATGGCCCAGTCCAGCAGGTCGATCCGCGCCAGGTTGCCCGGTATTCGTTCGTTCCGAGGCGGAATGCGCCGGTACCAGTTGACCAGTTGATCGAGCAGGGCGGAAACGACGGGGCGGTTGGCCGGGTCGTCCGCGATATTGTGCATCTCCTCCGGGTCGGACTCGAGGTCGTACAACCAGACGGCCCTGCCCAGCTTCGGATCGACCGGCTCATAGCCCAACCAGTCAACCTCCTTGGTGTCCGTGCGATAGATCAGCTTGTGCCGATCGGTCCGGATCATCGCCTGCTGCGTCGGCTGGTACTCGCTGAAGACCGCGTCCCGCACGCCGGCAACATGGCCTTCGAGAATGCGCCGCAGCGAAACACCGTGGAGCACGCGATCGGGCGTCGGAGACGACTCGGTCAGCAGATCGAGGTAGTCGAGCACCGTCGGGACAATGTCGACGCCTTCGACCAGCGCCTTGCTTGACCTGCCGGGCACGATTCGATCGGGAAGGCTGATGAGCAGGGGAATCCGCACCGCTCGCTCGTAAAAGCAATGCTTCTCAAAACGCCCGTGTTCGCCAAGGTGATAGCCGTTGTCGCCCAGGTAGATGACCAGCGTGTTCTCGGCCAGTTCGAGCTCCTCCAGCGCCGACAGAAGCCGCCCGACGTTGTGATCAAGGTAGCTGACCGCCGTGTAGTAGCTGGCAATGATGCCCTGTTTCTCCTCGCGGGTCAGATCGGTGAAGATCTTGGGAATCTGCCCTCCATCTTCCGGGCCGGGTT is from Phycisphaerae bacterium and encodes:
- a CDS encoding B12-binding domain-containing radical SAM protein encodes the protein MPTAVEEFAVRVAPSTGEKRRKVLLISPATPDTFWSYKHVLHFISKKAAFPPLGLLTVAAMLPREWDLKLVDLNTGRLTDEQIEWADYVFVSAMIVQADSARQIISRCLDKGKTVIAGGPLFTTGHEQFPEVKHFVLGEAENVMADLVADMTAGSLRRFYQCGERPDITHTPAPRWDLIKLKQYALMPVQFSRGCPFNCEFCDIIIMNGRVPRTKTPAQMIRELESLVDVGWRESIFIVDDNFIGNKVKVKEFLRALIAWSRRRGVKFQFTTEASLNVADDPELLRLMVEAGFKKIFVGIETPQEEGLIECAKAQNTQRDLLASVKTIQKAGIEVMGGFILGFDSDKPNIFERQIKFIQEAGVVTAMVGLLQALPGTQLFSRLEKEGRILSQATGNNVMAALNFIPKLDRELLIEGYRSLVKRLYSPQMYYRRIRAFLSEYRPQGPRFRLSCRDIKAFLKSLWIMGIWSRGRREYWKFLSRAVLFHWRAFPEAMTLAIIGHHFRRVAATL
- a CDS encoding type II toxin-antitoxin system RelE/ParE family toxin, translated to MARRFLAAAERVFAELARMPALGRLREFEDPRLAGLRSCLITPFDSYVAFYLHTATGIDVVRVLHGAQDIEEHLKG
- a CDS encoding type II toxin-antitoxin system ParD family antitoxin; protein product: MTSMNISLPDEMRAFVEQQVANGGYSTASEYVRALIREAVRQEEKRKLETTLLQGLNSGTAVPLTDKQWHAIRQAVDKRLGGQEQQ
- a CDS encoding sulfatase-like hydrolase/transferase; its protein translation is TLLNHALTEDTITLADRLREAGYKTGAFGKMHFNSDKMHGFEVYARPEQFWREHGQRGDKPLPEGMDFLPVWRPFKDPARIWLNSFYRPMDRYDDEMPDTWYVRQAIEFMMKHAGEPFFVEVGFHQPHSPFQFPVEFNRKYDPRKMPVPEPGPEDGGQIPKIFTDLTREEKQGIIASYYTAVSYLDHNVGRLLSALEELELAENTLVIYLGDNGYHLGEHGRFEKHCFYERAVRIPLLISLPDRIVPGRSSKALVEGVDIVPTVLDYLDLLTESSPTPDRVLHGVSLRRILEGHVAGVRDAVFSEYQPTQQAMIRTDRHKLIYRTDTKEVDWLGYEPVDPKLGRAVWLYDLESDPEEMHNIADDPANRPVVSALLDQLVNWYRRIPPRNERIPGNLARIDLLDWAIAPRNVPPPRQ